In a genomic window of Bradyrhizobium sp. LLZ17:
- a CDS encoding aminotransferase class I/II-fold pyridoxal phosphate-dependent enzyme, which produces MAMTASSRAPQGSGSSDTERSPFVRLNELLAPHQPGKPLISLAVGEPQHPVPDFVGPVLAKHIADFGRYPMNKGTDPFRKAAGAWLSSRFKLPRPLDPESEILVLNGSREGLFLAAIAAARYVGPRPGKPAILMPNPFYPVYGAGAGAAACEPVYLPTTIENGFLPDLDAIDEATKARTVAFYLASPANPQGSVASRDYFTRLKGLSDRYGFVILSDECYSEIYTRQAPGSALECAGPDFTRVLAFQSLSKRSNLPGLRVGFAAGDKKLIGTFLELRNIAAPQVPVPLQHVATVAYGDEAHVEENRRLYRIKFDLADQIIGNRYGYRRPDAGFCVWLNTSELGDDVSITLKLFKEAGVRVVPGSYLARRQPDGFNPGAGYIRLALVQDSETTAQALHRLVETLG; this is translated from the coding sequence ATGGCTATGACCGCTTCATCCCGAGCGCCGCAGGGCAGTGGAAGCTCCGATACCGAACGCTCGCCCTTCGTCCGGCTGAACGAGCTACTGGCGCCGCATCAGCCCGGCAAGCCGTTGATTTCACTCGCAGTCGGCGAGCCACAGCATCCGGTTCCCGATTTCGTCGGCCCGGTGCTGGCCAAGCACATCGCCGATTTCGGCCGTTACCCCATGAACAAGGGCACCGACCCGTTCCGCAAAGCCGCGGGTGCCTGGTTGTCGTCGCGCTTCAAGCTGCCGCGACCGCTCGACCCCGAGAGCGAGATTCTCGTCCTCAATGGCAGCCGGGAAGGGCTGTTCCTGGCCGCGATCGCAGCCGCGCGCTATGTCGGCCCACGTCCCGGCAAGCCCGCCATCCTGATGCCGAACCCGTTCTATCCGGTCTATGGCGCCGGCGCCGGCGCCGCGGCCTGCGAGCCGGTCTATCTGCCGACGACGATCGAAAACGGCTTCCTGCCCGATCTCGACGCCATCGACGAGGCGACGAAGGCACGTACGGTGGCGTTCTATCTGGCCTCGCCCGCCAATCCGCAGGGCTCGGTCGCGTCGCGCGATTATTTCACGCGCCTGAAGGGCCTCTCCGACCGCTACGGCTTCGTGATCCTGAGCGACGAGTGCTACTCCGAAATCTACACCCGCCAGGCACCGGGCAGCGCGCTCGAATGCGCTGGGCCCGATTTCACCCGCGTGCTTGCGTTCCAGTCGCTGTCGAAGCGCTCCAACCTGCCGGGCCTGCGCGTCGGCTTCGCCGCCGGCGACAAGAAGCTCATCGGCACGTTCCTGGAGCTGCGCAACATCGCGGCGCCGCAGGTGCCGGTGCCGCTCCAGCATGTCGCGACCGTCGCCTATGGCGACGAGGCGCATGTCGAGGAGAATCGCAGGCTCTACCGGATCAAGTTCGATCTCGCCGACCAGATCATCGGCAATCGTTACGGCTATCGCCGGCCCGACGCAGGCTTCTGCGTCTGGCTCAACACGTCGGAGCTCGGCGACGACGTCTCGATCACGCTGAAGCTCTTCAAGGAAGCCGGCGTGCGCGTGGTGCCGGGCTCCTATCTGGCGCGGCGTCAGCCCGACGGCTTCAATCCCGGTGCCGGCTACATTCGCCTGGCGCTGGTGCAGGACAGTGAGACCACGGCTCAGGCACTGCACCGCCTGGTCGAGACTCTGGGTTAG
- a CDS encoding Trm112 family protein: MNAPTERPENSVDPKLLEILVCPLTKGPLEFDSARQELISRSAKLAYPIRDGIPIMLPEEARKID; this comes from the coding sequence ATGAACGCGCCCACCGAACGCCCCGAAAACAGCGTCGATCCGAAACTGCTGGAGATCCTGGTCTGTCCGCTGACCAAGGGTCCGCTGGAATTCGATTCCGCCAGACAGGAGCTGATCTCGCGCTCCGCCAAGCTCGCTTATCCCATTCGCGACGGCATCCCCATCATGCTGCCGGAAGAGGCAAGGAAGATCGATTGA
- a CDS encoding ubiquinone biosynthesis hydroxylase, whose protein sequence is MSGQGSIVIGGGAFAGLALALALRQGLGPEIPVIVADPALSVRPSRDPRATAIVAACRRLFEALGAWDDVKGEAQPILDMVVTDSKVEDATRPVFLNFAGDVAPGESFAHMVENRRLIDALVVRAEAAGVELRATAVTSYDARADDIEVTLGDGTVIAASLLIAADGARSKLRERAGIATHGWEYDQSGIVVTVGHERDHGGRAEEHFLPAGPFAILPLTGKRSSLVWTERRSEAARIVGLSDDEFHSELEQRFGLHLGEVKALDKPRAFPLSYFVARSFIAERLALVGDAAHVIHPIAGQGLNMGLKDVAALAEVVVDAARLGMDIGGADVLERYQRWRRFDTMAMGVATNSLNFLFSNKSTLLRTVRDIGLGIVDRAPPLKNLFIRQAAGLTGEVPRLLKGEAL, encoded by the coding sequence ATGTCGGGACAGGGTAGCATAGTCATTGGCGGTGGCGCGTTTGCGGGCCTCGCGCTGGCCCTGGCGCTGCGCCAGGGGCTCGGCCCCGAGATTCCCGTCATTGTTGCCGATCCGGCGCTCAGCGTCCGGCCGAGCCGTGATCCCCGCGCGACCGCGATCGTCGCGGCCTGCCGCCGCCTGTTCGAGGCGCTGGGCGCTTGGGACGACGTCAAGGGCGAAGCGCAGCCGATCCTGGACATGGTGGTCACCGATTCCAAGGTTGAAGACGCGACGCGTCCGGTGTTCCTGAATTTCGCCGGCGATGTCGCGCCCGGCGAATCCTTCGCGCATATGGTCGAGAACCGCCGTCTGATCGATGCGCTGGTTGTCCGCGCCGAAGCGGCGGGCGTCGAGCTCCGCGCCACCGCGGTCACGTCTTACGATGCGCGTGCAGACGACATCGAGGTGACGCTCGGTGACGGAACGGTGATTGCCGCAAGCCTGCTGATTGCCGCCGATGGTGCGAGATCAAAGCTGCGCGAGCGCGCCGGCATTGCTACCCATGGCTGGGAATACGATCAATCCGGCATCGTCGTCACCGTCGGCCACGAGCGCGATCACGGCGGGCGCGCCGAGGAGCACTTCCTGCCCGCGGGTCCGTTCGCGATCCTGCCGCTCACCGGAAAGCGCTCCTCGCTGGTGTGGACCGAGCGCCGCTCGGAAGCGGCGCGCATCGTCGGCTTGAGCGACGACGAATTTCACAGCGAGCTCGAGCAGCGCTTCGGCCTGCATCTCGGCGAGGTCAAGGCGCTGGACAAGCCGCGCGCGTTCCCGCTGTCCTATTTCGTGGCGCGCTCCTTCATCGCCGAGCGGCTGGCGCTGGTCGGCGACGCCGCCCATGTCATTCATCCCATCGCGGGCCAGGGCCTCAACATGGGCTTGAAGGATGTCGCCGCATTGGCCGAGGTCGTGGTCGACGCCGCACGGCTCGGTATGGATATCGGCGGCGCCGACGTGCTCGAGCGCTACCAGCGCTGGCGCCGCTTCGACACCATGGCGATGGGCGTTGCCACCAACTCGCTGAACTTCCTGTTCTCGAACAAATCGACGCTGCTGCGCACCGTCCGCGACATCGGCCTCGGCATCGTCGACCGCGCCCCGCCGTTGAAGAACCTGTTCATCCGCCAGGCCGCAGGCCTCACCGGCGAGGTGCCGCGGTTGTTGAAGGGTGAGGCGCTGTAG
- the tesB gene encoding acyl-CoA thioesterase II yields MSKGLIDLISILDLEQLEVNLFRGNSPKTSWQRVFGGQVIGQAMVAACRTVEGRLPHSLHCYFILPGDPQIPIIYQVERLRDGKSYSTRRVTAIQHGNAIFSIMVSFHAEEASAFDHQETMPDVPPPEKLTAEEVAKQPMFKEMPEFIRRYYESDRPIELRPVELGRYFGQKIADGRIHVWIKTAATLPDDPALHMCALAYASDFSLLDAIMARYGRTLFDKRMMPASLDHAMWFHRPFRADEWLLYAQDSPSAQGGRGLTRGSIFKPDGTLVASVAQEGSVRERRS; encoded by the coding sequence ATGTCCAAAGGCCTGATCGACCTCATTTCCATTCTCGACCTCGAGCAGCTCGAGGTGAATCTGTTCCGCGGCAACAGCCCGAAGACGAGCTGGCAGCGGGTGTTCGGCGGCCAGGTGATCGGGCAGGCGATGGTTGCGGCCTGCCGCACCGTCGAGGGCCGGCTGCCGCATTCGTTGCACTGCTATTTCATCTTGCCGGGCGATCCGCAGATCCCGATCATCTACCAGGTCGAGCGGCTGCGCGACGGCAAGAGCTATTCGACCCGCCGCGTCACCGCGATCCAGCACGGCAACGCGATCTTCTCGATCATGGTGTCGTTCCACGCCGAGGAGGCCAGCGCCTTCGATCATCAGGAGACGATGCCGGACGTGCCGCCGCCGGAAAAGCTGACGGCGGAGGAGGTGGCGAAGCAGCCGATGTTCAAGGAGATGCCGGAATTCATCCGCCGCTACTATGAATCCGATCGGCCGATCGAGCTGCGCCCGGTCGAGCTCGGCCGCTATTTCGGCCAAAAGATCGCGGACGGCCGCATCCATGTCTGGATCAAGACCGCGGCGACGCTGCCGGACGACCCGGCGCTGCACATGTGCGCGCTGGCCTATGCGTCGGACTTCTCGCTGCTCGACGCGATCATGGCGCGCTACGGCCGCACGCTGTTCGACAAGCGCATGATGCCGGCGAGCCTCGACCACGCGATGTGGTTTCACCGGCCGTTCCGCGCCGACGAATGGCTGCTCTACGCGCAGGATTCGCCGAGCGCCCAAGGCGGCCGCGGCCTGACCCGCGGCTCGATCTTCAAGCCGGACGGTACGCTGGTCGCCTCCGTCGCGCAGGAAGGCTCGGTGCGCGAACGGAGGAGCTGA
- a CDS encoding SRPBCC domain-containing protein, with the protein MSDAVKPDRPDAKLVLEFDFDAPPTKVWRAVTIPELRERWLPNSDLAGAEAESSIPGEEVRYRLRDSEPPFRESHVIFRLEPNEDGGTRFRIIQQGCEEGVKLPQPANSNCCLMRAAA; encoded by the coding sequence ATGAGCGACGCCGTGAAGCCTGACCGCCCCGACGCGAAGCTGGTGCTCGAATTCGATTTCGATGCACCGCCGACAAAAGTCTGGCGCGCCGTGACCATTCCCGAATTGCGCGAGCGCTGGCTGCCGAACTCCGACCTTGCGGGCGCCGAGGCGGAATCATCGATCCCGGGGGAAGAGGTGCGCTACCGGCTTCGCGATTCCGAACCGCCGTTTCGCGAAAGCCACGTCATCTTCCGGCTCGAACCGAACGAAGACGGCGGCACCCGTTTTCGCATCATCCAGCAGGGCTGCGAGGAAGGCGTGAAGCTGCCGCAGCCGGCCAACAGCAATTGCTGCCTGATGCGTGCGGCGGCCTGA
- a CDS encoding P-II family nitrogen regulator, with translation MKIVMAIIKPFKLEEVRDALTAIGVHGLTVTEVKGYGRQKGHTEIYRGAEYAVSFLPKIKIEVAVASDQVDKTIDAITTAAKTGQIGDGKIFVINLDHAVRIRTGEADAAAL, from the coding sequence ATGAAAATTGTTATGGCGATTATCAAGCCATTCAAGCTGGAAGAAGTCCGGGACGCCCTGACCGCCATTGGCGTTCACGGTCTCACGGTGACGGAAGTCAAGGGATATGGCCGTCAGAAAGGCCATACGGAAATCTACCGCGGCGCCGAATATGCCGTGAGCTTCCTGCCCAAGATCAAGATCGAGGTCGCAGTCGCCTCCGACCAGGTCGACAAGACCATCGACGCCATCACGACCGCCGCGAAAACCGGACAGATCGGCGACGGCAAGATCTTCGTCATCAACCTCGACCATGCGGTTCGCATCCGCACCGGCGAGGCCGACGCCGCGGCCCTTTGA
- a CDS encoding ArsR/SmtB family transcription factor, producing MIEADIFKALADPTRRKVFEKLAGGSQNASALRDGLEISQPAMSQHLSVLRAAGLVREQRQGRFVNYEVDPDGIVAIGGWLARYRAYWPKRMEALADLLKDMDQ from the coding sequence ATGATCGAAGCCGACATCTTCAAGGCGCTGGCCGACCCGACGCGCCGAAAGGTCTTTGAGAAGCTCGCGGGCGGCAGCCAGAACGCCAGCGCCTTGCGCGACGGATTGGAGATCAGCCAACCGGCGATGTCGCAGCACCTTTCGGTGCTGCGCGCGGCAGGCTTGGTGCGTGAGCAGCGGCAGGGCCGTTTTGTGAATTACGAAGTCGACCCGGACGGAATCGTCGCCATCGGGGGATGGCTTGCGCGCTACCGGGCCTACTGGCCGAAGCGCATGGAAGCGCTTGCCGACCTCTTGAAGGATATGGATCAATGA
- a CDS encoding GFA family protein: MRLEGGCYCGEVRYVAEGDPMMQAECHCRECQYISGGAPNLFIAMPAAGFTYITGEPKQFARKDLARAVTREFCAECGTHLVTKVPGLPAAVLKVGTLDEPAQFHPQMAIYTCDKQEFNAIPSGMPAFEKLPGH; this comes from the coding sequence ATGCGTTTGGAAGGCGGATGCTATTGCGGCGAAGTGCGCTACGTGGCCGAGGGCGACCCGATGATGCAGGCGGAGTGTCATTGCCGCGAGTGCCAGTACATCTCCGGCGGCGCGCCGAACCTGTTCATTGCGATGCCGGCGGCGGGCTTCACCTACATCACCGGCGAGCCCAAGCAGTTCGCGCGGAAGGATCTCGCCCGCGCCGTGACGCGCGAATTCTGCGCCGAATGCGGCACCCATCTGGTGACAAAAGTCCCGGGACTGCCGGCGGCGGTCTTGAAGGTCGGCACGCTGGACGAGCCGGCGCAGTTCCATCCGCAGATGGCGATCTACACCTGCGACAAGCAGGAGTTCAACGCGATCCCGTCGGGCATGCCGGCATTCGAGAAGTTGCCGGGGCATTAG
- a CDS encoding ammonium transporter, with amino-acid sequence MAGLLRRAAAMAAPIGFVSVVASPARAASSGINTADTAWMIVATALVLMMTIPGLALFYSGMVRKKNVLATMAQSLAAVTMISILWVAFGYSLCFVGDGPWIGTLDRWFLAGMTMDSVNPAAKTIPESLFMLYQMTFAIITVALVAGSVADRMRFSAYLLFSVAWFMFVYIPLAHWVWGGGFLNSMGVLDFAGGLVVHLSAGTGGLVAAKVMGRRHGYGTENLSPFDLSLAVMGTGLLWVGWFGFNGGSAGAANSRAVMAIIATHLAACSGALTWGAIEWSARRKPSVLGMISGAVAGLGTITPASGFVAPWHGIVIGIAAGAICYWACTWLKHRFDYDDSLDVFGVHGIGGLTGTLLAGVFATSAIGGTAGLIEGHPQQLLIQLYGVAVTFVWSAGVSFLLLKLVGLFVPLRVSREHELEGLDISQHGEALQ; translated from the coding sequence ATGGCGGGATTGTTGCGCCGCGCGGCTGCTATGGCCGCGCCGATCGGATTTGTGTCCGTCGTGGCCTCGCCGGCACGCGCTGCGAGCTCCGGGATCAACACCGCCGACACTGCCTGGATGATCGTCGCCACCGCGCTGGTGCTGATGATGACGATCCCCGGGCTTGCGCTGTTCTACTCCGGCATGGTGCGCAAGAAGAACGTGCTCGCGACCATGGCGCAGAGTCTCGCCGCGGTGACGATGATCTCGATTCTCTGGGTCGCGTTCGGCTATTCGCTGTGCTTCGTCGGTGACGGTCCGTGGATCGGCACACTCGACCGCTGGTTTCTCGCCGGCATGACCATGGATAGCGTCAACCCGGCGGCGAAAACCATCCCGGAATCGCTGTTCATGCTGTACCAGATGACGTTTGCGATCATCACGGTGGCGCTGGTCGCGGGCTCGGTCGCCGACCGGATGCGGTTCTCCGCCTATCTGCTGTTCTCGGTCGCCTGGTTCATGTTCGTCTACATTCCGCTGGCGCATTGGGTCTGGGGCGGCGGCTTCCTCAACAGCATGGGCGTGCTCGATTTCGCCGGCGGCCTCGTCGTGCATCTGTCGGCCGGTACCGGCGGCCTCGTCGCGGCAAAGGTGATGGGACGGCGTCACGGCTACGGCACTGAAAATCTGTCGCCGTTCGATCTCTCGCTCGCGGTGATGGGCACCGGCCTGTTGTGGGTCGGATGGTTCGGCTTCAACGGCGGCTCGGCAGGCGCGGCCAATTCGCGCGCGGTGATGGCCATCATCGCGACGCATCTCGCGGCCTGTTCCGGCGCGCTGACCTGGGGCGCGATCGAATGGTCGGCGCGGCGCAAGCCCTCGGTGCTCGGCATGATCTCGGGCGCGGTGGCAGGTCTCGGGACCATCACGCCGGCCTCGGGCTTCGTCGCGCCGTGGCACGGCATCGTCATCGGCATCGCCGCAGGCGCGATCTGCTACTGGGCCTGCACCTGGCTGAAGCACCGCTTCGATTACGACGACTCGCTCGACGTGTTCGGCGTCCACGGCATCGGTGGGCTGACCGGCACGCTGCTCGCCGGCGTGTTCGCGACCAGTGCGATCGGCGGCACCGCGGGCCTGATCGAGGGCCATCCGCAGCAGCTGCTGATCCAGCTCTACGGGGTTGCCGTCACCTTCGTCTGGTCGGCCGGCGTGAGTTTCCTTCTCCTCAAGCTGGTCGGCCTGTTCGTGCCGCTGCGCGTATCCCGTGAGCACGAGCTCGAGGGACTGGACATTTCGCAGCATGGCGAAGCCTTGCAGTAG
- a CDS encoding ATP-dependent Clp protease proteolytic subunit has translation MRDMLQLVPMVVEQSTRGERSFDIYSRLLRERIIFLNGEVNDAMSGLVCAQLLFLEAENPNKPINLYINSYGGVVTSGLAMYDTMQFIKAPVHTLCMGTARSMGSFLLMAGEPGHRAALPNASLHVHQPLGGFQGQASDILIHATEMQETKRRLIRLYAQHCRRPVEEVERTLDRDHFMTAQQGVEWGLIDRVITERVAA, from the coding sequence ATGCGCGACATGCTTCAGCTCGTCCCTATGGTCGTCGAACAATCCACTCGCGGCGAGCGATCCTTCGACATCTATTCGCGGCTGTTGCGCGAGCGCATCATCTTCCTCAACGGCGAGGTCAATGATGCCATGTCCGGGCTGGTCTGCGCGCAATTGCTGTTCCTGGAGGCGGAGAATCCGAACAAGCCGATCAACCTCTACATCAACTCCTATGGCGGCGTGGTCACCAGCGGGCTGGCGATGTACGACACCATGCAGTTCATCAAGGCGCCGGTCCACACGCTGTGCATGGGCACGGCGCGCTCGATGGGCTCGTTCCTGCTGATGGCCGGCGAACCCGGTCACCGCGCCGCCCTGCCCAACGCAAGCCTTCACGTGCACCAGCCTCTCGGCGGCTTTCAGGGCCAGGCGTCCGACATCCTGATCCACGCCACCGAAATGCAGGAGACCAAGCGGCGCCTCATCCGGCTCTATGCGCAGCATTGCCGGCGGCCCGTGGAGGAGGTGGAACGGACGCTGGACCGCGACCACTTCATGACCGCGCAGCAGGGGGTCGAATGGGGATTGATCGACAGGGTGATTACCGAGCGCGTCGCCGCGTGA
- a CDS encoding cupredoxin domain-containing protein codes for MHALTLTRKLALAAICVTLPLSAALAQQAMEIQISYSGGQFQPAEVRAPKEKPVVFHVKNLDAKAMEFESTSLRVEKVVAAKSQGVVNVRALKPGRYEFYDDFNDKARGVLIVE; via the coding sequence ATGCACGCTCTGACCCTGACCCGGAAGCTCGCTCTCGCTGCAATCTGCGTGACGCTGCCATTGTCGGCCGCTCTGGCTCAGCAGGCGATGGAGATTCAGATCAGTTATTCCGGGGGCCAATTCCAGCCGGCCGAGGTTCGTGCGCCAAAGGAGAAGCCGGTGGTGTTCCACGTCAAGAATCTCGATGCCAAAGCCATGGAGTTCGAAAGCACCTCGCTGCGGGTCGAAAAGGTCGTTGCGGCCAAGAGCCAAGGCGTGGTGAATGTCCGCGCGCTGAAGCCCGGCCGGTACGAATTCTACGATGACTTCAACGACAAGGCGCGTGGTGTGCTGATCGTCGAATAA
- a CDS encoding P-II family nitrogen regulator, which yields MKLVVAIIKPFKLDEVRQALTAIGVHGMTVTEVKGYGRQKGHTEIYRGAEYVVNFLPKLRIEIAVASDIAEKAVGVITASARTGQIGDGKIFVTPIDHALRIRTGETDSDAL from the coding sequence ATGAAACTCGTCGTCGCGATCATCAAACCCTTCAAGCTCGATGAAGTCCGTCAGGCGCTCACGGCGATCGGCGTCCACGGCATGACCGTGACCGAGGTGAAGGGCTACGGCCGGCAGAAGGGCCACACCGAGATCTATCGCGGGGCCGAATATGTCGTGAACTTCCTGCCCAAGCTGAGAATCGAGATCGCGGTCGCCTCCGACATCGCCGAGAAGGCCGTCGGCGTGATCACCGCGTCGGCGCGGACGGGACAGATCGGCGACGGCAAGATCTTCGTCACGCCGATCGACCACGCCCTGCGCATCCGTACCGGCGAAACCGACAGCGACGCGCTCTAG
- a CDS encoding FTR1 family protein — protein MLAALIIVFREVFEAGLIIGIVLAVTRSVQHRNRWIVGGVLAGVTGACLVAAFAGALSQLFEGMGQELFNAAILGVAVVMLTSHNVWMAKHGKAMAGELRAVGQAVAEGSKSLLALAVVVGVAALREGSEVALFLYGIAASDGGSAMSLFLGGLLGLVLGGAVCLLTYLGLLRIPPRSLFTTTTVLITLLAAGMAAQAVAFLERANWLTALDAEVWDTGWLLPENSILGRTLHTLIGYTDQPTQMQLAVYLLVIVVTIVLMRVIAAERPRQAVAAS, from the coding sequence GTGCTCGCCGCGCTCATTATCGTCTTCCGCGAGGTTTTCGAGGCCGGGCTGATCATCGGCATCGTGCTTGCGGTTACGCGCTCGGTTCAGCACCGCAACCGCTGGATCGTGGGCGGCGTGCTCGCAGGCGTCACGGGGGCGTGTCTTGTCGCGGCGTTCGCGGGCGCGCTGTCGCAGCTCTTCGAAGGCATGGGACAGGAGCTGTTCAACGCCGCCATTCTCGGCGTCGCCGTGGTGATGCTGACCTCGCACAATGTCTGGATGGCCAAGCACGGCAAGGCAATGGCCGGCGAGTTGCGGGCGGTCGGACAGGCCGTGGCGGAAGGATCCAAATCGCTGCTGGCACTCGCCGTCGTGGTCGGCGTAGCGGCGTTGCGCGAGGGCAGCGAAGTCGCCCTGTTTCTCTATGGCATCGCGGCGTCCGACGGCGGCTCGGCGATGAGCCTGTTCCTGGGCGGCCTACTCGGCCTCGTGCTGGGCGGTGCCGTTTGCCTGCTCACTTATCTCGGGCTGTTGCGCATCCCGCCGCGGTCCCTCTTCACCACCACGACGGTGCTGATCACCTTGCTCGCCGCAGGCATGGCCGCGCAAGCGGTCGCCTTCCTCGAGCGGGCCAATTGGCTCACCGCCCTCGACGCCGAGGTGTGGGATACCGGGTGGCTGCTGCCGGAGAACAGCATTTTGGGCCGCACGCTGCACACGCTGATCGGATACACCGATCAGCCGACGCAGATGCAGCTTGCGGTGTACTTGCTCGTTATTGTCGTCACCATCGTCCTGATGCGCGTGATTGCAGCGGAGCGGCCGCGGCAGGCGGTTGCGGCCAGTTGA
- a CDS encoding ammonium transporter, which yields MTFKRPYGAGLAALAVGLFAATAAYAEPTVNKGDNAWMLTSTVLVLLMTIPGLALFYGGLVRSKNMLSVLMQVFYTVCVVTVIWAVYGYSLAFTGGSDFIGGFSKAFMMGVTTDSKAATFSVDANISELVYVCFQMTFAAITPALIVGAFAERMKFSAIALFIPLWVTLIYFPIAHMVWYWPGPDAIQDAAKALAAAADGAAKTAAQAKLDEINADAGWIFKKGAIDFAGGTVVHINAGIAGLVGALLIGKRTGYGKELMAPHSLTMSMIGASLLWVGWFGFNAGSNLEANGGAALAMTNSFVATAAAALSWMFAEWIIKGHPSVLGVISGAVAGLVAVTPAAGFSGVMGAIVLGLVVGVVCLFFCTVVKNALGYDDSLDVFGVHCIGGIIGALGTGILVNPALGGAGIIDYTAIPPKVADYDFTAQMISQIEAVCTTLVWSGIGSAILYKVVDVIVGLRANVETEREGLDITEHTERAYNM from the coding sequence ATGACGTTTAAGCGTCCCTATGGCGCGGGATTGGCGGCTCTCGCAGTCGGCCTGTTCGCTGCGACCGCAGCCTATGCCGAGCCAACGGTCAATAAGGGAGACAACGCCTGGATGCTGACATCGACAGTGCTCGTGCTGTTGATGACGATCCCGGGTCTCGCGCTGTTCTACGGCGGCCTCGTCCGTTCCAAGAACATGCTCTCTGTCCTGATGCAGGTCTTCTACACCGTCTGCGTCGTCACCGTGATCTGGGCCGTGTACGGCTACAGCCTGGCCTTCACCGGCGGCTCCGACTTCATCGGCGGCTTCTCCAAAGCCTTCATGATGGGCGTGACCACCGATTCGAAGGCTGCGACCTTCAGCGTCGACGCCAACATCTCGGAGCTCGTCTATGTGTGCTTCCAGATGACTTTCGCGGCGATCACGCCCGCCCTCATCGTCGGCGCCTTCGCCGAGCGCATGAAGTTCTCGGCGATCGCCCTGTTCATCCCGCTCTGGGTCACGCTGATCTACTTCCCGATCGCGCACATGGTCTGGTACTGGCCCGGCCCGGACGCGATCCAGGATGCGGCCAAGGCACTCGCTGCTGCGGCTGACGGAGCGGCGAAGACCGCGGCCCAGGCCAAGCTCGACGAGATCAACGCCGACGCCGGCTGGATCTTCAAGAAGGGCGCGATCGACTTCGCTGGCGGCACCGTGGTGCACATCAACGCCGGCATCGCAGGTCTCGTCGGCGCTCTCCTGATCGGCAAGCGCACCGGCTACGGCAAGGAGCTGATGGCTCCGCACTCGCTGACCATGTCGATGATCGGCGCCTCGCTGCTCTGGGTCGGCTGGTTCGGCTTCAACGCCGGCTCCAACCTCGAAGCCAACGGCGGCGCTGCGCTTGCCATGACCAACTCCTTCGTCGCCACTGCAGCCGCCGCGCTGTCGTGGATGTTCGCGGAGTGGATCATCAAGGGTCACCCGTCGGTGCTCGGCGTCATCTCCGGCGCTGTCGCGGGCCTCGTGGCGGTGACGCCTGCGGCCGGCTTCTCCGGCGTGATGGGTGCGATCGTCCTCGGCCTCGTGGTCGGCGTGGTCTGCCTGTTCTTCTGCACCGTCGTGAAGAACGCGCTCGGCTACGACGACTCGCTCGACGTGTTCGGCGTGCATTGCATCGGCGGCATCATCGGCGCTCTCGGCACCGGCATCCTGGTCAATCCGGCTCTCGGTGGTGCGGGCATCATCGACTACACCGCGATCCCGCCCAAGGTTGCCGATTACGACTTCACGGCGCAGATGATCTCCCAGATCGAGGCCGTCTGCACCACGCTGGTGTGGTCGGGCATCGGTTCGGCGATCCTCTACAAGGTCGTCGACGTGATCGTTGGGCTCCGCGCGAATGTCGAGACCGAGCGTGAAGGCCTCGACATCACCGAGCACACCGAGCGCGCCTACAACATGTAA
- a CDS encoding TetR/AcrR family transcriptional regulator, giving the protein MTEQFSADDWIKQGLKALARSGFTALKADPLAKAMGVSRGSFYWHFADLGAFHAAVLKRWREIAAEQIIADVEAGSDEPLKALLRRTFGARLDLERAVRNWAAFDPAAQAAARAIDRRRLDYIETLLARRELAAPIAQVRAQILYWTFLGFALSGPPGPAARLQPLLDEILRMVSA; this is encoded by the coding sequence ATGACCGAGCAGTTCTCTGCCGACGACTGGATCAAACAGGGCCTCAAGGCGCTGGCCAGGAGCGGCTTCACCGCGCTCAAGGCTGATCCGCTGGCGAAGGCCATGGGGGTCTCCCGCGGCAGTTTCTACTGGCACTTTGCGGATCTCGGCGCGTTCCATGCCGCCGTGCTCAAGCGCTGGCGCGAGATCGCGGCCGAGCAGATCATCGCCGACGTCGAGGCCGGCAGCGACGAGCCGCTGAAAGCGCTGCTGCGCAGGACGTTTGGCGCGCGGCTCGATCTGGAGCGCGCGGTACGCAACTGGGCCGCGTTCGATCCCGCCGCGCAAGCGGCTGCCCGCGCCATTGACCGCCGCAGGCTCGATTACATCGAGACGCTGCTGGCGCGGCGCGAGCTTGCCGCGCCAATAGCCCAGGTCCGCGCGCAAATCCTGTACTGGACGTTCCTCGGCTTCGCCTTGTCAGGCCCGCCGGGACCGGCGGCGCGGCTTCAACCGCTGCTCGACGAGATCCTGCGCATGGTATCGGCCTGA